The Maniola jurtina chromosome 1, ilManJurt1.1, whole genome shotgun sequence genome has a window encoding:
- the LOC123864118 gene encoding probable alpha-aspartyl dipeptidase, with the protein MWCSLRYVYLRFHLRCTLPSSLNNFHITVYKYYSIMKSHPQALLLSSSNCHGYSLLEFAKQEICSFLGKNNVTELVFVPYAQKNYDDYTKKIKNVITPWGFSVVGLHTYPDPADAINSAKAIFVGGGNTFLLLKTLYDNELVNLIRERVHTGNLVYIGSSAGTNVATKSIHTTNDMPIIYPPSFDAISIVPFNINPHYIDKVETDTHKGETRDQRIEEYMEMPHANPVLGLKEGCILHVDGDSLILKGVAGAVLFQVGDKKVEYPVGADVSFLLDCTKEAN; encoded by the exons ATGTGGTGTTCACTCCGATACGTTTATCTTCGCTTTCATTTACGTTGCACATTGCCCAGTTCTCTCAACAACTTCCACATTACTGTTTATAAATACTACAGCATAATGAAATCGCACCCTCAAGCTTTGCTCCTATCATCGTCTAATTGCCATGGTTATTCATTATTGGAGTTCGCGAAACAAGAAATCTGCTCCTTTTTAGGAAA GAACAATGTCACCGAACTAGTGTTCGTACCATACGCTCAAAAGAACTACGATGATTacacaaagaaaattaaaaatgtcatcACTCCCTGGGGATTTTCAGTGGTAGGCCTCCATACATACCCAGATCCAGCCGATGCTATAAACTCTGCAAAAGCTATATTCGTCGGTGGAGGAAATACTTTCTTGTTACTAAAAACTTTGTATGATAATGAGCTAGTTAATTTGATAAGGGAAAGAGTTCATACTGGTAACTTGGTTTATATCGGTAGCAGCGCTGGAACAAATGTTGCAACTAAAAGTATTCATACCACAAATGACATGCCTATAATATATCCCCCATCCTTTGATGCAATTAGCATCGTGCCATTTAATATAAACCCTCATTATATTGACAAAGTTGAAACAGACACTCACAAAGGTGAGACAAGAGACCAAAGAATAGAAGAGTATATGGAAATGCCTCATGCAAACCCAGTGCTTGGGTTGAAAGAGGGGTGCATTTTGCATGTTGATGGAGATTCCTTAATCCTGAAAGGAGTTGCTGGTGCTGTTCTCTTTCAAGT